The DNA segment CAACCAGTCTCTGTATTCTTCCACTCTTTTGTAATTGTGGCTGTGGTATCCCTTTCTCTCCAACCTCTGAATTTGAAAATGGTGAAAGGAAGTGAGAGCGGTGCAGTTCCCGAACCGGTTATGGATTCAGTCAACACCACTCTCTCCAACCTTCAACAACTCCGAACGCACTTTAACGAGTTTTTGTCTCTCTCCGACCCTCAAACCCTCTCCCAAATGCCCCCTCTTCAACGGGCTCATTCCCTCTTCATCCTCGCCAAAGTCACATCTACCCTTCTTGCATGTAATCTCAAAAACGCATCTGTTTTTGTAATCactgttttaattttgagtttgaGTTTCGCCTTACTTACCCTTTTGTTCTTTCATTCTCTTCAGTGAACCTAAGGTGTACCGGGGTCCACCCAGATGATCATCCCATCAAATCAGAGCTTGTGAGTGTCTGATAATTCTACTTTTCTAACCTTAATAATCTCTAAAAGTGTTTGATTTTCGTGTTCCCAGGATAGGGTAAGCTTGTACGAGGACAAACTGGAACGTTTGCTTGATTTGAGTAAAGGTACAGGCTTCCTTCTTTTCTCaaaatgtttttatgtttttttatactaattataagatgtttttcataaaattgtttgttcttttttatagacccttttctaatttctaatttcaaatgtattaattattttttccgtACATAtccttatataattattttctctccaAACATTATTGAGAAACAATTAAGTGGTTTGAGAGATAAGAAAATGGTAATTTTAGAATGatagtataaataattgataaatttaatgtgattaactaaattaattacttttcttaaaTGGCTTGAATTAGTTGAAAGTGTCTTATAATTACGGATAAAGGAAGTACATTTGTTGAATGCTCGTGTTAAAAATTGAACATGATGGGTATTAGGAAATGTGTTTTTAAGTTTGAATTATCTGCATTGAAGTGTTTTTTCGTTTTGTTTGTGAAGCTCCATTGCGACCTTCTACTACCTTGAATTATCAGGCAGCTACACGCTTCATAGAACACTCTCTGCCTGACCTAACAACAGGTGAGTGGTGAATTATTTTATGAACAAAACTTGGGTGCGGTTATTTAGGTGTTTTTGGTGTTGTTCTCCAATTAGAATTAGAGTTTCACCTTGGTAATTTGCATAATAAAGGTTTATGTTAAAGATGGTATAGGTTAACGATGTGAAATTCCAATTCTGATTAGAAAATAACACTAAAAGTACCTAAGGAATTGTATCTTAGTTTTGTCCTTATTTTATTCCTTTCAAGGGTCATCTATTGTGTCTCTTCCAATTTTATCTCGTGTATATAAAGAGAAGTGGTTTATTTTGTGCAGAGCAGAGGGAAAATATGAGGAACATTAGTAGAGGGGAGAGACCAAAGACAAACCGTCTGGGTCAAGCAGGTCAAAAGAGGAAGTATCAATCGTCCGAAAAACCATCTGTTCAAGCGGCTGCCAAGGAGTTTCTTCAGAAAGCAGCCCGGGAGCTTCTGGGTGATAACAGTGGCGGTATTAAGGGACCGTTACAAGTTGACATTTtggataatgatgatgatgaactgCCTTTGCCCTGATTTTCCTGAAATTTGGTAGAGTTTCTCATGATGTTCTTGTTTACTTTGAGTTTAATATCCCAACTCCCATGATATATGTCTTTTGCTATAGTAACTGTGGTGCGGATGTGATCTATAATTTAGGAATTTTCTCTTATCTGCATTagaatgaaatttgaaaaagaaaaaaaaaacattttaggaaTTTTCTCTTATCTGAATTTGACTACTTTTACAGcgaacttttatttaattattaaatagttgACACTGAATATTTGTCTTTCAAGATCGATCTGATTTTCAACATGTGCTGCCTATCTGTTTAGTGTAACCGTAAGTTGTCATCAGTAagcctttttaatttaataaaagaattggtaatatcaatttcaaaattcttGCCATTCAGAGAGTTGTTGGATAACTTATTAGTTGTAATACATGTAAATCGTGATTGAATTTAACTGTTGACTGTATGGTATTGCACATGAAACGtgtgcaattttcattttagaaATTGAATTCATTGTGTCATACCATTACCAGCTCAGCTTGCACTGTAGGAGCTTAGTACTTATGGTCATCTACAATGGAAAAACATGGCGGCTAGATGATCATACTGCCTCTTAATGTAAAACCAACTATTGTCAAAGAATAATTCTATTCCCACAAATATCTCACAACATCTTTTACAACAAGGAGGATATAAAAAAGAAGTGTGGGTTAAGATGGGTGATGTGATggagagagacacaaaaaaatCAGCTGTGAATAACTGTCATGGGGAAGTGTTGTGGGAATAGCATCATTACTCTGACATACTAGTAAGTTGCTGGCTTTTCAACAACATGTGATAGTGATAGTGATAGTGATGCAATAGTGCCGTCGTGGTGTGGACTGTGGAGTGGCCCTAGCCGCTACAATGTTACAGCCACTTTCCCTTTGGATATAGTGTGGATCATGGTAGCATAGCACTGCACCATTAAGATTCCAAAAAATCCCTCCTTAGAGCTTAGGGTTTCTCTGGGGCGTATTTTAGGGATTCTTTGACCTGCTGCCGCCTGCGAAAAAACCCCTAGGGCTTTTTCTGTGAATATTTTAGGGATTTTTCTCTAAACTCCCTTATCTAAATTTCTTCTCTCTCCAGCGATGAGACCTGCTGCCTACATGTCTTCAGCTCCCGACAAGACCTGCGCCCTCTTAAATGTCATAGCTTTTgagtaatttatataatttttgagaatttatatgtatacagtatatattatataagctGTATAAAAAGTTTCAGAATAGCGGTCATCCCACTATAGCGT comes from the Glycine soja cultivar W05 chromosome 6, ASM419377v2, whole genome shotgun sequence genome and includes:
- the LOC114414910 gene encoding nuclear nucleic acid-binding protein C1D codes for the protein MVKGSESGAVPEPVMDSVNTTLSNLQQLRTHFNEFLSLSDPQTLSQMPPLQRAHSLFILAKVTSTLLALNLRCTGVHPDDHPIKSELDRVSLYEDKLERLLDLSKAPLRPSTTLNYQAATRFIEHSLPDLTTEQRENMRNISRGERPKTNRLGQAGQKRKYQSSEKPSVQAAAKEFLQKAARELLGDNSGGIKGPLQVDILDNDDDELPLP